The following proteins are co-located in the Malus sylvestris chromosome 13, drMalSylv7.2, whole genome shotgun sequence genome:
- the LOC126597679 gene encoding uncharacterized protein LOC126597679, which produces MDSSLREPTRISSREKRLRRVILPAIRGQNCPICLVAVEARSAAVLSSCNHAYCVRCIRKWSNLRRKCPLCNADFDSWFSQISLSSRSFHKELLPPLNRTSSARSFGLQHEEHPPRHVGSSERRRSRPLPWRRSFGRPGSVGPDTVAERKLQWRASVYDRRLQAVPSASRNRLQVSVPITDGVKERILQRIEPWIRRELQALLGDGDPSIIVHVATSLFIASLENKDQVLPGQCDVRGDPLASLRPFLVDRTDMFLHELRCFAESPFNMETYDAVVEYKSLR; this is translated from the exons ATGGACTCGTCGTTAAGAGAACCGACGAGGATAAGCAGCCGGGAGAAGCGGCTGCGGAGGGTAATATTGCCGGCAATCCGAGGGCAAAACTGTCCAATATGCTTGGTTGCCGTGGAAGCTCGCAGCGCAGCGGTGCTCTCGTCCTGTAACCACGCGTACTGCGTCCGTTGCATCCGGAAGTGGAGCAATTTGAGACGAAAATGCCCTCTCTGCAACGCCGACTTCGACTCCTGGTTCTCGCAAATCAGCCTCTCTTCCCGAAGCTTCCACAAAGAACTTTTACCTCCTCTGAATCGCACTTCTAGTGCTAGAAGCTTCGGCCTTCAACACGAAGAGCATCCTCCAAG GCATGTGGGAAGTAGTGAACGGCGGCGATCAAGGCCGTTGCCGTGGCGGCGATCGTTTGGACGGCCAGGATCGGTCGGTCCTGATACGGTTGCGGAGAGAAAGCTCCAATGGCGAGCTAG TGTATATGACAGACGATTGCAAGCTGTTCCTTCAGCTTCAAGAAATCGTCTTCAAGTG AGTGTACCCATAACCGATGGTGTAAAAGAGAGAATTTTGCAAAGAATAGAGCCATGGATTCGGAGGGAGTTGCAGGCTCTTCTTGGAGACGGAGATCCATCTATTATTGTTCATGTGGCCACCTCACTCTTCATTGCAAGCCTTGAAAATAAGGATCAGGTCCTTCCAGGACAGTGTGATGTCCGAGGTGACCCCCTTGCGTCGTTGCGCCCTTTTCTAGTTGATCGAACTGACATGTTTTTGCACGAGTTAAG ATGTTTTGCAGAGAGTCCATTCAACATGGAAACCTATGACGCAGTGGTTGAGTATAAAAGCTTGCGTTGA